ATGCATATATTGCATGAAGCTGATGTATGCATGATTGCATATCTTGGTATTATATATTGTATTGATGGCGTGTGGTGATGGAATTTCATGGCGTTTGGTGATGGAATGCGGTTGTGTATCGGAGCTGACTTCAGCAaagttcaaacttcaaactgCAGTTTTCCTTCATAGCTCAGTCACAAAATACAGTTTGAAACTACTCCTTTTTCATCTGTTAAGTTAAGACAACTAAtggttcttgattttgtaattttgtttcttggattTCATCAGATGGGAAGAAACTAGTGGAGGAAATATACTTCGAACTCCTGGATTGCAATTTCCAAATGGCTATCATGTTAaactcaagaagaaagagatctagagaaagaagaatttgaaGCAAAGGAAGAATAATAATCTACAAGACCTAAGATGGATACTATAAAGTGTGTACTATAACCAAATTAAAGGAATTTATTTCCAATTACAGCTTATGTtttacattaataaaattgtttaCTATTTATGTACTTAAAGACAGTTTGAGAAATATGGTGTtcaaatgtaaaaataatacaCTCTTTTATTTCTATCCCCTTTTACACAAGACGAATTTGGTAAtgtacacatatataaataatcaaagGCTAGAGAGATCAAAGAGATTAAATGTTAACAAGAACACATATAAAAGCTTTTACtatatgattatgatgatgatgatgatgattagcAGGTCCATTTAGAAGTTGGGAAACAGCTAAGGTAATGACACCATTTGCAATGTTTGTTCCCATTCTCTCCTTTGAAAAGCATCACTAATGCAACCGTTAGCCCAACCACAAGTAGCACCACTGAAACTACAAACAGCACGTACTGGTACATGCTATACTTTCGTTTGGTTCGCGAAGTGTTGGTGCGGGAAGCTTCCCAACCGTACTGAGGTCGGACAAGGAGGACAAACCCGAGGCAGAATCCGGTTAAAAACCCTCCAATGTGTGCAAAGTTGTCAACCCGAGGAAGCATGCCTAATGCTAAGTTGATTGCGATGATGAACAGAAGTGTGATCAGAGCAGCCGCCTGCCAAAAGAAGCCGTTAATCCTAAGTTCCGGTTAAGGCGCGTATAGCGAAAAGGGCATAAGTACCTTGTTGGCATAGATAGTCCAATTGGTAAGAAGTTCAGATAACATTGCTCCAAGAAGTCCAAAGAGAGCACCCGAAGCACCAACAGAGATACTTTCTTGAAGGAAAAGCGACGAAAGTATGCTTCCACCGAGACCCGATATTAAGTATATCAACCCGACTCTTACTGCACAGTAACATTCCCGCGATAAAGATCAAATGTTTCACTTGGCGATTAAACAAAGAGAGTCTAAAACTTGACTGAACAATAATTCTTGTACACGTAAAGGTAAGACTTACTGAAGCCAAATTGCTGCTCAAGGCGGATACCAATGAAGATCAAACTCAACATGTTTGTAAGAAGATGAATGATACCAGCGTGAAGCCACATACAAGAGAGAAGTCTCCATCCTTGATGTTCATGTACTACTTTCCTCCATTCCAATGCTCCCATTTTCTCCAATCTGATACAAGTACATATCCGagtaaaaccaaatcaatcacAAACACCATCACTACAATAATTGCCAATGAAATTTACAAATCATAATTCCAAACCAAGCTAAATACATAATTCcaggagaaaaataaaaactttgagaaaccCTACAAGTTTGAGCTCATGTTCCAAGCCACTAACAGACAATAAAGATCAAATTCAATTGCCAAgttgaaaacacaaaaattgagactttttcagtttgttgaaaacaaaaaaaattgagacgTTTTAGGTACCCAAAAGATCAAACTTGTTTGCCAGTAACTTAGATTAACAAATTCTAGAATCTCGAGCTTCAACTACAAATTCATTGACGTTATCAGTAAGGCACTAATTGGGTAATCTTAATTACTgcagaaaaatgaaaactttgagCTCAATTTCCATAAGAACAGACAATAGTGATCAAATTCAATTGCGAATTGGACTCCCAAAAAGTTTGAGACTTTGGAGATACCCAGAAGATGAAACATGAATCTCCAACTTTAAAGTAATACTtacgttgaagaagaaggaccaAAGAGAGGATTCTCTTTAAGTGGTTGAAACGAGAATCTTCCGAGGAATCTAGCAACACACTCTTTGTTAGGTCCGGTGATTTTCTTAGGACAATCATTAACGAACATAACAGCGATAAAGACAGCGAGATTTGCCACTACAATCGCCGGAATCAGCCATGAAGTCCAATGAGTTTCACCAGAAGACTCCTCGTAGAAATAATTGTTATTagctcctctgtttttcttcccTACTCTCTCCACATCTCTGTTCGCCattactctgtttctctctctctctctctctgtctatGTGGTTGTTATATAAAATCGAAACTTGGATTAAACGGATCAAATACGAAATTCAGGAGAAGTAGCTTACAAGAAATAAAGGattagaagaaagaagagattgagaCAGAGTATCAGTAATCAGAGAGAGATTTAGGGTAAAAACTACAAAGTTGTaaccattaaaataaaataaaaacgcTTTTTCACGAATTTAAACCGTTGAATTGATGTTGAAAAGTTAGTGCATCTAATTATTTATGGAATTCTATTAATTATGTTCTTAATCTTTATCGATGTGTGTAGaataacaaaaagtaaagaagagtttttggtgttgtgTCAATGGCGAGTTAGGCGGTGGTGCCAGCTCCTCCTCTCCTAGGTTTTAGTACAAGTTTCTTTTCTGAGTGCAAAAAACAACTCAGACCTGCGACaagattacaaaatatataacttgaaaacaacaaaaaaacaaggtattttgttaaagtaaaaagagaagataaaacatatactccttttattttttcttaattgaattttttacaaaaagggttttatttttttatttttttttatacaaaaaagtgtttttaaaagatggatttctagatttttttgcaatattaattagatattattgatgaatatcaaatttcaagataaataattaaatattattgatttttaattataaaaaaatataaaacacaaaaaataatatattcataattaattttaataatattttcttaagatatgtatttttttagaaaattaattattaaaaaagagagaaaatataaGCTAGTACTATTTGTAGTAcgtgttattttgttttaattatagCATGGTATTTATaagttaaacttttttttctctagcatgaagactttttttttctgacgaaaaactatatatagcAAAAGGTTCTACGGTCTCgatatttaactatttataagatttaataAGTTGCCAAGGGCTTCTTTAGAATAGTCGACTTTTACATTGTGGAACAAACTATTGAATCCAACAAAGACTAACTCTATAATCTCACTAACAATCGCTTGGATATTATTGTCGATCTCCAAGGAATTTATCATCAGGCCTTAAATGGACTTCGTTGCAGCATATTTCAATGGTGTATAAATTTTTGTAGCCTTGTAGGTATTGGTAGAGTTCGAGAACTTTGAGGATTGAAGGGAAGATATTATATGATCCACCCGAAATTTTTTCGTAAAAGGTTTAATATTCCTTGACGTTTGAAACCATAtcaatgaaattaataaataaaatattagaataaaCTTCAAAGATGGTTATAATTAACCATAATTTATCACTAAGGAGTATATGAAAGCCATGTGTCCAAACCAAACTCGTGTTTAATGTTCTAAACCAATTGTATGTACTTTCACATTCATTTATCAATAAGACTTTTGCAGAGGTATGAATACTTGTCCAAGTCCGTATAATGGGAGAAATGTTTGGGAGGTGATACAAATAGATGTGTATATTTTGCAAAATGAATGCatactttggttttgttgacatatgattagaaaaaatgataatgaCCAAACttgtattgtatcattgtatCATATACAAGTGGAACCAAACAGATATAGATCTTTACAATCCAAGATATAAATTGGTAAGGTCCACGCGGTTTCACCTTAATTAGAAAGGGACATCtcagcaataaaaaaaaaaatgaaggaaatATAGTTAGACAAATATGGAACCAAAATAGCAAAACTTGataatcttctttgtttttttcatatttatttgctAATGCTGGCCTTTCAATTTagaactaaaccaaaaaaaaatacattatgtgattataaaccaaaccggtgataaaaatgataagatGAAATCTTGACCGGTCAAATGATCCAACGGTGGTGCGAAACTGGATGAATAtcactctcactctctcaGCCTATGtgagtctctctctctgtttggTTTGGTAGAACCAAAAGTTCAAACCTTTACTCTCTCTGTCTGCAAAAGGTTCATCATTTAGGGTTTATACAAGTTTACAGAGAGTTTACGATTCTGAATCAGTGATTTTGGAAGAAACCCCAATCAGCTGAAGATGAGGAGATTGTTTGCGATTTCATCGACGGGAAACAGATTTGTTCATCGGAGTCTTCTCGGAAAAGGTAAATGTGGAACTGCTCCTCCTTCCTTTAGCCATTGCAGTTTCTGGGTACGAGATTTCTCTGGTGTTAGATATGATTACAGAAAAATATCGATAAATAGGCTAAATGATTTGAAGCTAGATGATGCGGTTAATCTGTTCGGTGACATGGTCAAGTCTCGTCCTTTCCCTTCGATTGTTGAGTTCAGTAAACTGTTGAGTGCCATTGCTAAGATGAACAAGTTCGATCTTGTCATCTCTCTCGGCGAGCAGATGCAAAATTTGGGAATTTCACATAATCTTTACACATACAGTATTCTCATCAACTGTTTCTGCCGACGCTCTCAGCTCTCTCTTGCTTTAGCTGTTCTTGCCAAGATGATGAAACTCGGCTATGAGCCCGATATTGTCACGCTTAACTCTCTGCTCAATGGTTTCTGTCACGGGAATAGGATTTCAGATGCCGTATCTCTTGTTGGTCAGATGGTGGAAATGGGATATCAGCCCGATTCATTCACATTCAACACTCTAATTCATGGACTTTTTCGCCACAACAGAGCTTCAGAAGCAGTGGCTTTAGTTGACCGGATGGTTGTGAAAGGTTGTCAACCAGATCTGGTTACTTATGGTATTGTAGTAAATGGATTATGTAAGAGAGGTGATATTGATTTGGCTTTGAGTTTGTTAAAGAAGATGGAACAAGGGAAAATAGAGCCTGGTGTTGTGATCTACAACACTATCATTGATGCTCTTTGCAACTACAAAAACGTGAATGATGCACTCAATCTGTTCACTGAAATGGATAACAAAGGAATTAGACCAAATGTTGTTACCTACAACTCCCTCATAAGATGCCTTTGTAATTACGGAAGATGGAGTGATGCTTCTCGACTACTCAGTGATATGATTGAGAGGAAAATCAATCCAAATGTAGTCACTTTCAGCGCATTGATTGATGCATTTGTGAAGGAGGGGAAGCTTGTAGAGGCTGAGAAATTGTACGACGAGATGATCAAAAGGTCTATAGATCCTGATATTTTCACTTATAGTTCACTGATCAATGGGTTTTGTATGCACGATCGTTTAGACGAGGCCAAGCACATGTTTGAGTTGATGATTAGCAAGGACTGTTTCCCAAACGTAGTGACTTACAATACTCTTATAAAGGGATTTTGTAAGGCTAAGAGAGTAGACGAAGGTATGGAACTCTTCCGCGAGATGTCTCAAAGAGGATTGGTTGGCAACACAGTCACTTACACCACTCTTATCCATGGATTTTTTCAAGCTAGAGAGTGTGATAATGCCCAAATAGTTTTCAAACAGATGGTTTCTGATGGTGTGCTTCCCGATATTATGACATACAGCATTTTATTAGATGGGCTTTGTAATAATGGGAAGGTAGAGACAGCATTGGTGGTGTTTGAGTATCTGCAAAGGAGTAAAATGGAACCTGATATTTACACATATAATATTATGATTGAAGGGATGTGCAAGGCAGGGAAGGTGGAAGATGGGTGGGATCTATTTTGTAGCCTCAGCCTTAAAGGAGTGAAGCCTAATGTTGTAACCTACACAACAATGATGTCAGGATTTTGTAGGAAAGGTTTAAAGGAAGAAGCAGATGCCTTGTTTagagaaatgaaagaagaagggCCTCTTCCAGATAGTGGTACATATAATACGCTTATCAGGGCACATCTGAGAGATGGTGACAAAGCAGCATCAGCTGAACTCATCAGAGAAATGAGGAGTTGCAGGTTTGTTGGAGATGCTTCAACCATTGGCTTGGTCACTAATATGTTGCATGATGGGAGATTGGACAAAAGCTTTCTCAAGATGCTTTCTTAAAACAGTTTATCCTCGAGAGAAGAGGATCGTGAGGTGAATCAAGTCTTTATGTTGCCTTACTCTGTTTACTTCTCAAGCTACATGTGTGTATTTGGTTGCTGTCGTGTGTGTAAGCTTCATGAAGATGACTGATACTTTGCTTTGTGTAATTCATTGTTAGGTTAACACACACGAGATCAATTTGTGAGCATCAGAACAAGATCTCAGACGTGTCATTATTATGGTTTTACTGTAgtagatttggtttttaacCAAACGTATTTTATAATTCTTGTTTTGAATGATTGCTAGCAGTTTCTAGTTCCTTTTGgttcaaaaaaataacttgATTTGGATTCTTATTCCCAGTGACATTTGTAACgtggattttattttggtggTAATATTTTAAACCGGTTTGACCAGCTCTTTTCTGTCTAAATTTGCTGGAGGAACACACTGTCAAACACAGATCTCATATGCGCAAATCCAGTTTCCTGAAGAAAAGCATTGGTATTAGACGAAAGTTAGGATGCTTTGAGCTGTCAAGAACAATCAAATCTACTAAAAATCGGTTATATATAGGAGTGAAGCATGTTTCAGAGGATATGTTCACAACAATTCCAAAAGCAGATGCCATCTTCATGAAAGTAAActcatatatatttcattcatGGAAAAGTTTAATCAATAACAAATACTATCTTCATTTCATAAAAGCcttgtttcagattttttcACACAcatttaaaagtgttttaagtTTATCTTATACCTTTAAGtacatttatgattttttttttctcctatTAAATAAGCTGAAAGATTATAGataaatggttttgttttattaaaaatgatgcattgaaaatataaaaggacattttatatatagatactaCATGATTAGGCCGATGGAACCAAAGATGAGCGACTCTTCTTGTAACATTGTGTTTGCTACGCAATGctcggttttttttttcttagatcGAGACTTTGCCTGAGATTCTGGTTTTCTTCGATTGTGAAATCATATATGTCTTGCCTTCTCATATAGGTTCAACATTGACCAACAAAAACTACGGgtggtttagttttttttgggtggaGAGTGGAGACTAACCTTGACCTTTTTCATttgtaatgatttttctttcttgtatgaactattgtttgtttattggCGCTGTTCATTTGTTCCGAGTGTTTTCGTATATGCTTTAAACAAGCACGTACTATCAGCAATAGCAAAAGTAACATGATATTTGTTAATCCCGTTGGAAATTCATGTccattattttgtatatatatatattatataatagtAGAATTTGGTTATGTAGTGCATATTCTCTAAATCTATGCTTTCTAAGGTTAAAAACAGGCGCCCATATGGACGACATAAATGTCGATATTTAAGAGGCACTGCaagttgaacaaaaaaaaaaaagtataggCACTGCAAAAGTTATCCAACGTATTTAAGACTAAGGACTAAAGATTCAAAGATAAtattcagaaaaagaaaaagaaaaaaagagaagataataTTCGGAAACATCCACAAGCATTCTAAATctagaaaacataaataatacAGCAAAGATGGGGATGAAGATATGATCCAACTCCATCACAGATTCTCAAGACAGATTTAGAAAGTGTCAAGCTCACCAAAAGGGTTATAGGAGACTGACTGTTAATTGAAATGCTTTCTACACGTGGACGCACTGATATCATATTAAAACCTGATTGTTTGTTGAACATTCACTAACTCATACCAAACGGTCCAAACCTATGTCTCCATTTTCTTAAATGTTGATTTCGATTCCATACCTACTTTGCATACATTATTGAATGTGTTTCTTAAGTtgtgattaaaattaaatgagcACAATATCACAGTCGAATGGTATATCGATGTAACACTTTAGGATTGAATCAATATGAAAAGTTATACACCGAATTTGTGAGAAACGAGTATAGCTTagacaaaatttgtttttcttaaattaagcggaaaaataattaaacagaGACCAAATTAAGCGTTCTTCTTGAACTGAAATCACTAAAGTAAAGTTAACCCGTTAGTAGAGTGTTAACtatttaaacaaagaaaactccaAACCCAATTGAGAAACTACTCAAACATAGAAACAACACATAATGATTCAGTAGCTACCAATATCATATTCAACTTTGTTTCGATtcctttaaaacaaaatataattaaccaaataaaataggTCATAATCGATTCAGAAACAATTTCATATTCTTCTCTAGTTTAGTTCAGTTTCATTCTACCGGAGTTGTATACAATCTATAATTTTATCGCTTATTACCTTAAAAGCGTCCTCaaaccaaccaaaacaaaaatagttgcatcaatgaatccatcaaAGCATATAAATTCACACCGTCTTAAAATGGAGTGTTGATGGATAAGTACCAACAATTTTAGACCATTCACACTGAATGAGTATGACTAACATTCACATTCACATTCAATTAGGAAAGTTGTACTAATGAACACAcaataaaagtgaaaacaaatcTCTACATATTCTTGTACACCAATCTATATTAGATGatcattttaaatatacacgaatattaattttataaatgaaaaatacgtgcccatattttaattaatttatatatttagctATCAAATATTAGGCATAATGTTGGTGAGGTTTCTGAGTATAAAAAATGACAAAGTATGAATACCATCTATACCTTTATTACCTATCTTTCTCGATTTTCcaaccaaacaacaacaatggagaacCATCTTCAACATTCCTTAACCATCATTCCTAAACCGGATCtaatcaaagaagaacaacGTTATCACGAAGATACGGTGAGCTTGCAAGCGGAGAGGATTTTGCATGCCATGACCTTCCCCATGGTTCTCAAAACTGCTTTGGAGCTTGGCGTTATCGACATGATCACTTCTGTAGATGACGGCGTGTGGCTCTCGCCTTCTGAGATCGCTCTTGGTCTCCCAACCAAGCCCACCAATCCGGAGGCACCAGTATTGCTGGACCGGATGCTAGTTTTGTTAGCCAGCCACTCAATCTTGAAGTACCGTACGGTAGAAACCGGAGATAACATTGGAAGTAGAAAGACCGAGAGGGTCTATGCAGCTGAACCGGTTTGCACGTTTTTCTTGAACCGCGGAGATGGCTTGGGCTCTCTCGCCACTTTGTTCATGGTACTCCAAGGGGAAGTCTGTATGAAGCCTTGGTACGATCCTAGTTCATTATTCACAAAATGTTCTACATATATACACGTAACGTTAACTAAAACTgattctaatttatttttactagGGAACATCTCAAAGACATGATATTAGAAGGAAAAGATGCATTCACCTCTGCTCATGGCATGAGGTTTTTCGAACTCATTGGTTCGAACGAACAATTCGCTGAAATGTTTAACCGGGCAATGTCGGAAGCTTCCACATTGATTATGAAGAAGGTTTTAGAAGTTTACAAAGGATTCGAAGATGTAAATACTTTGGTGGATGTGGGAGGAGGAATTGGAACAATCATAGGTCAAGTGACTTCCAAGTATCCTCATATTAAAGGCATCAATTTCGATCTAGCATCGGTTTTAGCCCATGCTCCTTTTAATAAAGGTACACGGCCACTAAgtgataattaaaattaaaaagttaccGCTCttaaaattatcatattactCTTGCTCAATATTACATATAGGAGTGGAGCATGTTTCAGGAGATATGTTTAAAGAAATTCCAAAAGGAGATGCCATCTTCATGAAAGTAAGTAGAAAATGAAATGGTTAATGATTGACACTTTGACAGTGGATACTACATGATTGGACTGACGAAGATTGTGTAAAGATCctaaaaaattattggaaaAGTCTTCCCGAGAAAGGAAAAGTGATAATAGTCGAGGTGGTTACGCCCGAGGAACCAAAGATTAACGACATTTCTTCTAACATTGTGTTCGGTATGGACATGCTGATGTTAGCAGTAAGCTCAGGTGGTAAGGAGAGGTCTCTTTCCCAATTCGAGACTCTAGCCTCTGATTCGGGTTTTCTTCGTTGTGAAATCATTTGTCATGCCTTCTCATATAGTGTTATCGAATTACACAAATAGGCTCGACAttttaccaacaaaaattacGATTCATCTCTCGTACAGTCGTACTTGCGGAGACTATATAGAGTGGTTGTAATGTGTAAAATAATCtgtgtattgttttttttatttatgtgatttaAACAAATAGCATggtattatataaaaaacaatgtgTTGATATACCAAATTGGTTAGGATTAAGCTTCAAAGATAATGCATTGAGATCAGTCAGTTCAGTTTTTCAAGACTAGTTGTATATGGAAACAGAAGTAGAGTAAAATAACAGCCATCACCAATTTTTTCCACAATTCTTATCTCTTGCTTGTAAATCCGGTTTGAGACTGTACTTAGTACTACTGATTGAGATCAATGCAAAAGATTTTCTCACAAAATAAACCGGTTAGGTAATAAGTTCTAAACCAGAACCCCACCGGTTTGCATATCTCATCCCTCCGTGTAGGGTTTTGCGATttccagagagagagagagtgagactGAGATTGAAGTCTCCTGAATCAGCTGAAGCCAAATCGATAAGATGCAGAGATCGATTTCATTGACGGCCAAAAGATTGTTTGTTCATTGGAATCTCCAGGGGATAGGTAATCCTCCAACTgttccttctttcttcaatctttgCGGTTCCGGTTGCTGGGAACGATCTTTTGCTAGTGCTAGTGGTGATTACAGAGAGATATTGAGAAATAGGCTAAGTGATATTATTAAGGTAGATGATGCGGTTGATCTGTTCGGTGACATGGTCAAGTCTCGTCCATTTCCTTCCATTGTTGAATTCAATAAACTGTTGAGTGCCGTTGCTAAGATGAACAAGTTTGAACTTGTCATCTCTCTCGGCGAGCAGATGCAAACTTTGGGAATTTCACATGATCTTTACACATACAGTATTTTCATCAACTGCTTTTGCCGACGCTCTCAGCTCTCTCTTGCTTTAGCTGTTCTTGCCAAGATGATGAAACTCGGCTATGAGCCCGATATTGTCACGCTTTCTTCGCTGCTCAATGGCTACTGTCACAGTAAGAGGATTTCTGATGCCGTAGCTTTGGTTGATCAAATGGTCGAAATGGGATATAAACCTGATACCTTTACATTCACAACTCTAATTCATGGACTTTTTCTTCACAACAAAGCTTCAGAAGCAGTGGCTTTAGTTGATCAAATGGTTCAAAGAGGATGTCAACCAGATCTGGTTACTTATGGTACCGTAGTAAACGGATTATGTAAGAGAGGTGATATTGATTTGGCTTTAAATCTGCTCAACAAGATGGAAGCTGCGAGAATAAAGGCTAATGTTGTGATCTTCAACACAATCATCGATAGTCTCTGCAAATATAGACATGTGGAAGTTGCTGTTGACTTATTCACTGAAATGGAAACCAAAGGAATTAGACCTAATGTTGTCACCTACAATTCCCTCATTAATTGCCTTTGTAATTACGGAAGATGGAGTGATGCCTCTCGACTACTGAGTAATATGcttgagaagaaaatcaaCCCCAATGTTGTTACTTTCAATGCATTGATCGATGCGTTTTTTAAAGAGGGGAAGCTTGTAGAGGCTGAAAAATTGCACGAGGAGATGATCCAAAGGTCTATAGATCCAGATACTATCACTTACAATTTATTGATCAATGGGTTTTGCATGCACAATCGCCTAGACGAGGCCAAGCAGATGTTTAAGTTCATGGTTAGCAAGGACTGTCTTCCAAATATACAGACTTATAATACGCTTATAAATGGATTTTGTAAGTGTAAAAGGGTTGAGGATGGTGTGGAACTCTTCCGCGAGATGTCTCAAAGGGGATTAGTTGGCAACACAGTCACTTACACCACTATTATCCAAGGGTTTTTTCAAGCTGGCGACTGTGATTCTGCCCAAATGGTATTCAAACAGATGGTTTCTAATCGTGTGCCTACAGATATTATGACATACAGCATTTTGTTGCATGGACTTTGTAGTTATGGGAAGCTAGATACAGCATTGGTCATATTCAAGTATCTGCAAAAGAGTGAAATGgaacttaatatttttatatataatactatgATTGAAGGGATGTGCAAGGCTGGCAAGGTGGGAGAAGCGTGGGATTTATTTTGTAGCCTCAGCATTAAGCCTGATGTTGTAACATACAATACAATGATCTCAGGATTGTGTAGTAAACGCCTACTACAGGAAGCAGATGACCTgttcagaaaaatgaaagaagatggTACTCTTCCAAATAGTGGTACATATAATACGCTTATCAGAGCAAACCTTAGAGATTGTGACAGAGCCGCATCAGCAGAACTCATCAAAGAAATGAGGAGTTCTGGGTTTGTTGGAGATGCTTCAACCATTAGCTTGGTGACAAATATGTTGCATGATGGGAGATTGGACAAAAGCTTTCTCAATATGCTTTCTTAAAACAGTTTGTCCTCGAGGTAGGAGGAGTCTGAGGTGAATCATGTTGCTTTACTCTGATATTTTTCGCAACAGAGTCCTTATGTTACATGGTGTGTATTTAGTTGTTATCGTGTCTGTAAGCTTCATGAAGATGACTCTGATACGTTGTTTTGTGTATTTCAATGTTAGGTTAACACACACGAGCTACAGAAGAAGATTTCAGACGTGTCATCATTATGGTTACTGTAgtagatttggtttttaacCAAACgtattttatagttttggttcaataaatataactttatttcGTTTCTTGTTCCcagttcttttttcttttttttggtcacaaGTGTGTTTATTCATAATATAAAGTCAATGTAACAGACCAAGAGTTTACACCATTTCACAATGTCATGCCTTACTCATATAGTGTTATCGAATTACACAAATAGGTTCAACATTTTACCTACAAAAATTACGATTCATCTCTCGCACTTGCGTAGACTATATAGAGTGGTTGTAATGTGT
This sequence is a window from Arabidopsis thaliana chromosome 1 sequence. Protein-coding genes within it:
- a CDS encoding O-methyltransferase family protein (O-methyltransferase family protein; FUNCTIONS IN: methyltransferase activity, protein dimerization activity, O-methyltransferase activity; LOCATED IN: cytosol; CONTAINS InterPro DOMAIN/s: Winged helix-turn-helix transcription repressor DNA-binding (InterPro:IPR011991), Plant methyltransferase dimerisation (InterPro:IPR012967), O-methyltransferase, family 2 (InterPro:IPR001077); BEST Arabidopsis thaliana protein match is: O-methyltransferase family protein (TAIR:AT1G77520.1); Has 1983 Blast hits to 1981 proteins in 347 species: Archae - 0; Bacteria - 448; Metazoa - 25; Fungi - 12; Plants - 1451; Viruses - 0; Other Eukaryotes - 47 (source: NCBI BLink).); this translates as MNTIYTFITYLSRFSNQTTTMENHLQHSLTIIPKPDLIKEEQRYHEDTVSLQAERILHAMTFPMVLKTALELGVIDMITSVDDGVWLSPSEIALGLPTKPTNPEAPVLLDRMLVLLASHSILKYRTVETGDNIGSRKTERVYAAEPVCTFFLNRGDGLGSLATLFMVLQGEVCMKPWEHLKDMILEGKDAFTSAHGMRFFELIGSNEQFAEMFNRAMSEASTLIMKKVLEVYKGFEDVNTLVDVGGGIGTIIGQVTSKYPHIKGINFDLASVLAHAPFNKGVEHVSGDMFKEIPKGDAIFMKVSRK
- a CDS encoding O-methyltransferase family protein (O-methyltransferase family protein; FUNCTIONS IN: methyltransferase activity, protein dimerization activity, O-methyltransferase activity; LOCATED IN: cytosol; CONTAINS InterPro DOMAIN/s: Winged helix-turn-helix transcription repressor DNA-binding (InterPro:IPR011991), Plant methyltransferase dimerisation (InterPro:IPR012967), O-methyltransferase, family 2 (InterPro:IPR001077), O-methyltransferase, COMT, eukaryota (InterPro:IPR016461); BEST Arabidopsis thaliana protein match is: O-methyltransferase family protein (TAIR:AT1G77520.1); Has 35333 Blast hits to 34131 proteins in 2444 species: Archae - 798; Bacteria - 22429; Metazoa - 974; Fungi - 991; Plants - 531; Viruses - 0; Other Eukaryotes - 9610 (source: NCBI BLink).), with the protein product MENHLQHSLTIIPKPDLIKEEQRYHEDTVSLQAERILHAMTFPMVLKTALELGVIDMITSVDDGVWLSPSEIALGLPTKPTNPEAPVLLDRMLVLLASHSILKYRTVETGDNIGSRKTERVYAAEPVCTFFLNRGDGLGSLATLFMVLQGEVCMKPWEHLKDMILEGKDAFTSAHGMRFFELIGSNEQFAEMFNRAMSEASTLIMKKVLEVYKGFEDVNTLVDVGGGIGTIIGQVTSKYPHIKGINFDLASVLAHAPFNKGVEHVSGDMFKEIPKGDAIFMKWILHDWTDEDCVKILKNYWKSLPEKGKVIIVEVVTPEEPKINDISSNIVFGMDMLMLAVSSGGKERSLSQFETLASDSGFLRCEIICHAFSYSVIELHK
- a CDS encoding O-methyltransferase family protein; amino-acid sequence: MNTIYTFITYLSRFSNQTTTMENHLQHSLTIIPKPDLIKEEQRYHEDTVSLQAERILHAMTFPMVLKTALELGVIDMITSVDDGVWLSPSEIALGLPTKPTNPEAPVLLDRMLVLLASHSILKYRTVETGDNIGSRKTERVYAAEPVCTFFLNRGDGLGSLATLFMVLQGEVCMKPWEHLKDMILEGKDAFTSAHGMRFFELIGSNEQFAEMFNRAMSEASTLIMKKVLEVYKGFEDVNTLVDVGGGIGTIIGQVTSKYPHIKGINFDLASVLAHAPFNKGTRPLSDN